From the genome of Streptomyces sp. NBC_01260, one region includes:
- a CDS encoding DNRLRE domain-containing protein: protein MLAALVCAPLPLLNELAFAEDADPAAEAPAEQRTNGARSEIVSERTDSTTTWANADGTTTVEAYTGPIRVKQPNGSWRPVDTTLVAEDGVVRPKAAAADITFSGGGTGEPLAEVTRGGHTLGLDWPGKLPEPRLDGSSAVYPGAVEGGDLVVTALKEGFSHSVVLHERPDGPVSYRLPVSTDGLTLHETADERLRWNDSSGRTVATAPLPVMWGADEDPASGEPEDIAAIDVTIERDADTGGQVLVLEPDPKFLADPDLRYPVTIDPTDSLLGPVTDTWVQYDDYLTSQRGSTELKAGTYNGTEKARSYLKFDAAKYAGKHVLDTDLRLYSYYSSTCGTTNSGNQVRRITSAWDPSAITWAEQPTTTTTGAVTSMAAKGYNAGCPAGHVSWDIDGIVQAWADGQPNEGVRIAAVDETDPLTWRRYYSANQTDGSHNAAYEPSLTVTYNSKPATAAAVSPLSGTYTSDTTPTLSAKATDADAQQLTLTFEVWAANGTAALQSGTSASVASGAVATHTAGTLASGGYKWRARASDGTDAGAWSGWQTFTVDTTVPSTPAITSTSHPSASAWYSATTFSGALAATDASGVSGYAVKLDQNPTTAAGFTVTQTAAAVNWSGRADGTWWVHAAAKDKAGLWSTTQHRGFNVDATAPGAPGGLVSSTHPVTTSAYAGRTASFGWSAPTDLSGVAGYAVSVDRVADTLPAGSGTVQATTKFTTTVDADGTWYVHVRAKDQAGNWSSSAAHLPFRVDTTLPPSPVISSSTHPDQTGAYRSGSFQAAWTAPSGASAGYSIVVDATSDTVPDSTSETTGTAYTTTRAEGTWYLHVRGIDGNGVAGATSHYRFTVDTTAPGAPAVVSTAYPSDAWAGGAQVTGAFTLTPDGADTRILTYRIDGGSAQSVTTSGGPVALPVTPATEGSHQLVVTATDRAGNVSAAAKRAFHVGQAAVTAPANGEVLVGSADLAVGAPASLTEVTFLQRSSSADPWQVIPASQVTRADGTAVTWPVPLAGGSAPKLLWDTSSLSGSGGRQIGARFGGPYGPPEAEPVSVIVDRVEVIEGGSDDGMQESQPAKAYALEQAETRAANSPDTFAPPYVDPATGDLVAPVVQAASADEASAPIQVTQAPADEGSGMPAADTEDGTKPDTETTETETPAPPADGAEESTGEESFEMPQDTTETTPAPAGPTVTEEVAPRAEVVEHSVTALESVRDEVLQLPEAELPGVSGLRVASVDAANNRVVVRTEAATPALVMALGDRYGTDTVAVQVAPGVDALEPQATRYNDTSPYYGGARFYSQLTVSSASWCTAGFPWRYNGNWYMVTAGHCTTGNGAVLNPSQSDYIGPVVRDNWKNGYGSVKLSGQSYYAGDLSLYRVNSDSSASARIYKGGKTSSSSRPVHDYWRRWAQSGDKVCTGGMMTGEKCGWKVTDTQVTVHYSGGTTAKNMVVAKKTSGSCTINGDSGGPVYTVDGSGRAFAKGIISGGGGGGGDNSGGFFDPCWLYFTDIGLANSAFPGTVARY from the coding sequence TTGTTGGCCGCTCTCGTGTGCGCCCCGCTGCCCCTGCTCAACGAGCTCGCGTTCGCCGAGGATGCCGATCCGGCGGCCGAAGCGCCTGCGGAGCAGCGGACGAACGGCGCCCGGAGCGAGATAGTCTCCGAGCGCACCGATTCGACCACCACCTGGGCCAACGCCGACGGCACCACCACCGTCGAGGCCTACACCGGCCCGATCCGGGTCAAGCAGCCCAACGGCAGCTGGCGGCCCGTCGACACCACCCTCGTGGCGGAGGACGGCGTGGTGAGGCCGAAGGCCGCTGCCGCCGATATCACCTTCTCCGGCGGCGGTACGGGCGAACCGCTGGCCGAGGTCACCCGCGGCGGCCACACCCTCGGGCTCGACTGGCCCGGCAAGCTGCCCGAGCCCCGCCTGGACGGTTCATCCGCCGTCTACCCCGGTGCTGTCGAGGGCGGCGACCTCGTGGTGACCGCCCTCAAGGAGGGCTTCTCCCACTCCGTCGTCCTGCACGAGCGCCCCGACGGCCCGGTCAGTTACCGACTGCCCGTCTCGACCGACGGCCTCACCCTGCATGAGACCGCCGACGAACGCCTTCGCTGGAACGACAGCAGCGGCCGTACGGTGGCCACCGCGCCGCTGCCGGTTATGTGGGGCGCGGACGAAGATCCCGCCTCCGGTGAGCCCGAGGACATCGCGGCCATCGACGTCACGATCGAGCGGGACGCGGACACCGGCGGCCAGGTCTTGGTTCTGGAACCCGACCCGAAGTTCCTCGCCGACCCCGATCTGCGGTACCCGGTCACCATCGACCCGACCGACTCCCTGCTCGGCCCCGTGACCGACACCTGGGTTCAGTACGACGACTACCTCACCTCGCAGCGCGGCTCGACCGAACTGAAGGCCGGTACCTACAACGGCACCGAGAAGGCCCGCTCGTACCTGAAGTTCGACGCGGCGAAGTACGCCGGCAAGCACGTCCTCGACACCGACCTGCGCCTGTACTCGTACTACTCGTCCACGTGCGGCACCACCAACTCCGGCAACCAGGTACGCCGTATCACCTCGGCCTGGGACCCCTCGGCCATCACCTGGGCCGAGCAGCCCACGACGACCACGACCGGCGCCGTGACCTCCATGGCGGCCAAGGGGTACAACGCCGGCTGTCCGGCGGGGCACGTCTCCTGGGACATCGACGGGATCGTCCAGGCCTGGGCCGACGGCCAGCCCAACGAGGGGGTGCGGATCGCGGCCGTCGATGAGACGGACCCCCTGACCTGGCGCCGCTACTATTCGGCGAATCAGACGGACGGCTCGCACAACGCCGCCTACGAGCCCTCCCTGACGGTCACCTACAACTCCAAGCCCGCAACCGCGGCGGCCGTCTCCCCGCTGTCGGGTACCTACACCTCGGACACCACGCCCACACTGTCCGCGAAGGCCACCGACGCCGACGCCCAGCAGCTCACCCTGACCTTCGAGGTCTGGGCGGCGAACGGCACCGCGGCCCTGCAGTCCGGCACGTCCGCCTCCGTGGCCTCCGGAGCGGTGGCGACCCACACGGCCGGCACCCTGGCGTCGGGCGGCTACAAGTGGCGGGCCAGGGCGTCCGACGGCACTGACGCCGGGGCCTGGTCGGGGTGGCAGACGTTCACCGTCGACACCACCGTCCCGTCCACCCCCGCCATCACCTCCACCAGCCACCCCTCGGCGTCGGCCTGGTACAGCGCCACCACCTTTTCGGGCGCGCTTGCCGCGACCGACGCCTCCGGCGTGAGCGGATACGCCGTCAAGCTCGACCAGAATCCGACGACGGCCGCCGGATTCACCGTGACGCAGACCGCTGCCGCCGTGAACTGGTCCGGGCGCGCTGACGGAACCTGGTGGGTGCACGCGGCCGCCAAGGACAAGGCGGGACTGTGGTCCACGACCCAGCACCGTGGCTTCAACGTGGACGCCACCGCCCCGGGCGCGCCCGGCGGCCTGGTCTCCTCCACGCACCCGGTGACGACCAGCGCGTACGCCGGGCGCACCGCGTCGTTCGGCTGGTCGGCGCCCACCGACCTGTCCGGCGTCGCCGGTTACGCCGTCAGCGTGGACCGCGTTGCGGACACCCTGCCGGCCGGCAGCGGCACCGTGCAGGCGACGACGAAGTTCACCACGACCGTCGACGCGGACGGTACCTGGTACGTGCACGTGCGGGCCAAGGACCAGGCGGGCAACTGGTCGTCCAGCGCCGCGCACCTGCCGTTCCGGGTCGACACGACGCTGCCGCCGAGCCCGGTGATCAGCTCCTCCACGCATCCCGACCAGACGGGCGCGTACAGGAGCGGCTCCTTCCAGGCGGCCTGGACCGCGCCCTCCGGCGCCTCCGCCGGGTACAGCATCGTCGTTGACGCCACCAGCGACACCGTGCCGGACAGCACGTCGGAGACGACCGGTACCGCGTACACGACGACCCGTGCCGAGGGCACCTGGTACCTGCATGTGCGCGGCATCGACGGCAACGGCGTGGCCGGGGCCACCTCGCACTACCGCTTCACCGTCGACACCACCGCGCCCGGCGCCCCTGCCGTGGTCTCGACGGCCTACCCGTCGGACGCCTGGGCGGGCGGCGCACAGGTGACCGGGGCGTTCACGCTGACGCCGGACGGCGCCGACACCCGCATCCTGACGTACCGGATCGACGGCGGCTCCGCGCAGAGCGTCACCACCAGCGGCGGCCCGGTGGCGCTGCCGGTCACCCCGGCCACCGAGGGCAGCCACCAGCTCGTCGTCACCGCGACCGACCGGGCCGGCAACGTATCGGCCGCGGCCAAGCGCGCCTTCCACGTGGGACAGGCGGCCGTCACCGCACCCGCCAACGGCGAGGTGCTCGTCGGCTCGGCCGACCTCGCGGTCGGAGCGCCGGCCTCGCTGACGGAGGTCACGTTCCTGCAGCGGTCCTCGTCCGCCGACCCGTGGCAGGTCATCCCGGCCTCCCAGGTCACTCGCGCCGACGGCACCGCCGTGACCTGGCCGGTGCCACTCGCCGGCGGCTCGGCGCCAAAGCTGCTGTGGGACACCTCGTCCCTGTCCGGCAGCGGCGGTCGGCAGATCGGCGCCCGCTTCGGCGGACCGTACGGCCCGCCGGAGGCCGAACCGGTCTCGGTGATCGTCGACAGGGTCGAGGTCATCGAGGGCGGATCGGACGACGGCATGCAGGAGTCGCAGCCGGCCAAGGCCTACGCCCTGGAGCAGGCCGAGACGCGCGCGGCGAACAGCCCCGACACCTTTGCCCCGCCCTACGTCGACCCGGCCACGGGTGATCTGGTCGCGCCGGTGGTGCAGGCGGCCTCGGCCGACGAGGCGTCCGCACCGATCCAGGTGACGCAGGCCCCGGCCGACGAGGGCAGCGGAATGCCCGCCGCTGACACGGAGGACGGCACCAAGCCCGACACCGAGACCACCGAGACGGAGACTCCGGCGCCACCCGCCGACGGGGCCGAGGAGTCCACCGGCGAGGAGTCGTTCGAGATGCCGCAGGACACCACGGAGACGACTCCCGCGCCCGCCGGGCCGACCGTCACCGAGGAGGTTGCCCCGCGCGCCGAGGTGGTGGAACACAGTGTCACCGCGCTGGAGTCCGTGCGCGACGAGGTCCTGCAGTTGCCGGAAGCGGAACTGCCCGGCGTGAGCGGGCTGCGCGTGGCGTCCGTGGACGCCGCGAACAACCGTGTCGTCGTCAGGACCGAGGCGGCCACCCCGGCGCTGGTCATGGCCCTGGGCGACCGGTACGGTACCGACACCGTGGCCGTGCAGGTCGCCCCCGGCGTCGACGCACTGGAGCCCCAGGCGACCCGTTACAACGACACCTCGCCCTACTACGGCGGGGCACGTTTCTACTCGCAGCTGACCGTCAGCTCGGCGTCGTGGTGCACGGCGGGCTTCCCCTGGAGGTACAACGGCAATTGGTACATGGTGACCGCAGGCCACTGCACCACCGGCAACGGTGCCGTCCTCAACCCCAGCCAAAGCGACTACATCGGTCCCGTCGTGCGGGACAACTGGAAGAACGGGTACGGCTCGGTGAAGCTCTCCGGCCAGAGCTACTACGCGGGTGACCTGTCGCTGTACCGGGTCAACAGCGACAGCTCCGCGTCGGCCCGGATATACAAGGGCGGCAAGACGTCCAGCTCGTCGCGCCCCGTCCACGACTACTGGCGGCGCTGGGCGCAGAGCGGTGACAAGGTCTGCACGGGCGGCATGATGACCGGCGAGAAGTGCGGCTGGAAGGTGACCGACACGCAGGTGACCGTCCACTACTCGGGGGGTACGACGGCCAAGAACATGGTCGTGGCCAAGAAGACGTCCGGCTCCTGCACCATCAACGGTGACTCAGGCGGCCCGGTGTACACCGTCGATGGCAGCGGACGCGCCTTCGCCAAGGGCATCATTTCCGGCGGCGGGGGTGGCGGCGGCGACAACAGTGGCGGTTTCTTCGACCCGTGCTGGCTGTACTTCACCGATATCGGGCTGGCCAACAGCGCCTTCCCCGGCACAGTAGCGAGGTATTGA
- a CDS encoding TetR/AcrR family transcriptional regulator yields the protein MARRYDPERRARIIDAAIRVVGAKGIAGLSHRSVAAEADVPLGSTTYHFASLDELLTAALRRSNENFAGLMRESPALADPAADLAAELARLLGEFFGGGRGRAELEYELYLAALRRPALRPVAAEWTDDTAGLLAARTGPATARALVALMDGICLQVLLTGGVYDEAYAREMLGRIVG from the coding sequence ATGGCGCGGCGGTACGACCCCGAGCGGCGCGCCCGGATCATCGACGCGGCGATCCGGGTGGTCGGTGCCAAGGGCATCGCCGGGCTCAGCCACCGCTCCGTCGCCGCCGAGGCCGATGTGCCGCTCGGTTCGACGACGTATCACTTCGCCTCACTGGACGAGCTGCTGACCGCCGCGCTCCGCCGGTCGAACGAGAACTTCGCCGGGCTCATGCGCGAGAGCCCGGCCCTCGCCGACCCGGCCGCCGACCTCGCGGCCGAACTCGCCCGGCTGCTGGGGGAGTTCTTCGGTGGTGGCCGCGGCCGGGCGGAGCTGGAGTACGAGCTCTACCTCGCCGCCCTGCGCAGGCCCGCGCTGCGGCCGGTCGCCGCCGAGTGGACCGACGACACGGCCGGGCTCCTCGCGGCACGCACCGGTCCGGCCACCGCGCGGGCACTGGTCGCGCTGATGGACGGAATCTGCCTCCAGGTCCTGCTCACCGGCGGGGTCTACGACGAGGCGTACGCACGGGAGATGCTGGGTCGGATCGTCGGCTGA
- a CDS encoding winged helix-turn-helix transcriptional regulator — protein sequence MPQRTSLADADCAIAQALDVVGDWWTLLIVRDTARGVHRFDALQHELGVSRKVLTERLRLLVDADVLSREPYQERPARYEYRLTPRGRALLPVLIALQDWGDAWVTGDGATMATTQESSHEAARVHALVGTRVPELSLPFHTGGEHDPVADTPYTVLYFFPGAYARQESYPPDWAGIPGARGCTLESCTYRDQLAEFTAAGATVHGVSTQRPDEQRAFAEAERLRFPLLSDAGLELTAALRLPTFRAAGISRLKRLTLVVDRDRTVREALYPITDIEQSVRAALAVVRAAAGAGTAGAAG from the coding sequence ATGCCCCAGCGCACCAGCCTGGCCGACGCCGACTGCGCGATCGCCCAGGCGCTCGATGTGGTCGGAGACTGGTGGACCCTGCTGATCGTGCGGGACACGGCGCGGGGGGTGCACCGTTTCGACGCGCTCCAGCACGAGCTGGGCGTGTCCCGCAAGGTCCTGACGGAGCGGCTGCGGCTGCTGGTCGACGCGGACGTGCTGTCCCGGGAGCCGTACCAGGAGCGGCCCGCCCGGTACGAGTACCGGCTGACCCCGCGCGGCCGCGCCCTGCTGCCGGTGCTGATCGCGCTCCAGGACTGGGGCGACGCCTGGGTGACGGGAGACGGAGCGACCATGGCCACCACACAGGAGTCCTCGCACGAGGCCGCACGGGTGCACGCGCTGGTGGGCACCCGGGTGCCGGAGCTGAGCCTGCCGTTCCACACCGGGGGCGAGCACGACCCGGTCGCCGACACCCCGTACACCGTCCTGTACTTCTTCCCCGGCGCCTACGCCCGCCAGGAGTCCTATCCGCCGGACTGGGCCGGTATCCCCGGCGCGCGGGGCTGCACCCTCGAATCGTGCACCTACCGCGACCAGCTGGCCGAGTTCACCGCGGCGGGCGCGACGGTGCACGGCGTCTCCACCCAGCGCCCGGACGAGCAGCGGGCGTTCGCGGAGGCGGAGCGGCTGCGCTTCCCGCTCCTGTCGGACGCCGGACTGGAACTGACGGCGGCGCTGCGGCTGCCGACGTTCCGGGCGGCGGGCATCAGCCGACTGAAGCGGCTGACGCTGGTGGTGGACCGGGACCGCACGGTCCGCGAGGCGCTGTACCCGATCACCGACATCGAACAGAGCGTGCGGGCGGCGCTGGCGGTGGTCCGGGCCGCGGCGGGAGCGGGAACGGCCGGGGCGGCCGGCTGA
- a CDS encoding DMT family transporter encodes MGYGLLAAAIAAEVAGTTAMKYSEGFTRLWPSLITVVGYLLAFSLLAQTLKTMSMGTAYAIWAGIGTAAVAVIGMLFMGESGNLVKVAGIVLVIAGVVVLNLGGAH; translated from the coding sequence ATGGGATATGGACTGCTGGCCGCGGCCATCGCGGCGGAGGTGGCCGGGACGACCGCCATGAAGTACAGCGAGGGGTTCACCCGGCTCTGGCCCTCGCTCATCACCGTCGTCGGCTATCTGCTCGCCTTCTCGCTGCTCGCCCAGACCCTCAAGACCATGTCGATGGGCACCGCCTACGCGATCTGGGCCGGGATCGGCACCGCCGCCGTCGCCGTCATCGGGATGCTGTTCATGGGGGAGTCCGGCAACCTGGTCAAGGTCGCGGGCATCGTGCTGGTCATCGCCGGTGTGGTGGTGCTCAACCTGGGCGGTGCGCACTGA
- a CDS encoding DUF7847 domain-containing protein has translation MAQDAGWGGGPYGGAPYGGPPGGPPGWGGWGGGWMPPKPGVIPLGPLRLGDIFNGAFSTVGRHGKQLFGIGAAVYGGALAVVVAALAIGYSATSGHLDRMFSLGSDEDPRTDDWVPVVIALCSIALVCLIAAVLSTALMYAAVPAVLQEAVLGRPTTFSAVWRRAWARVPAVIGTVFLTWAIAMIPLLLAWAGIIALMIGAIAMDGGASIALVVIGIVGAMVTAPLAVWLWVKFSLAPSAVVFENQGPIAAMRRSSALVRGDWWRIFGISLLAGAIAGVASYLIQLPFSFIGMFSGMLGSANLGDDPNPASIIVAMSGYLVVMMIGQLVSQLIVATFPPLVTGLLYVDRRIRTENLGPVLAEAAAVPPQYTG, from the coding sequence GTGGCGCAGGACGCAGGGTGGGGCGGCGGGCCGTACGGAGGCGCGCCGTACGGGGGGCCTCCCGGAGGGCCGCCCGGTTGGGGCGGCTGGGGCGGCGGCTGGATGCCGCCCAAGCCCGGGGTGATACCCCTGGGGCCGCTGAGGCTCGGGGACATATTCAACGGCGCGTTCTCCACCGTGGGCCGTCACGGCAAGCAGCTGTTCGGCATCGGCGCGGCCGTGTACGGCGGGGCGTTGGCCGTGGTCGTGGCGGCGCTCGCGATCGGTTACTCCGCGACCTCGGGCCATCTGGACCGGATGTTCTCGCTCGGCTCCGACGAGGACCCCAGGACCGATGACTGGGTACCGGTGGTGATCGCCCTCTGCTCGATCGCGCTGGTGTGCCTGATCGCGGCCGTGCTCTCCACGGCCCTGATGTACGCGGCCGTACCCGCGGTCCTCCAGGAAGCGGTGCTGGGCCGGCCGACCACCTTCTCCGCGGTCTGGCGCCGGGCCTGGGCACGGGTGCCCGCCGTGATCGGAACGGTCTTCCTGACCTGGGCGATCGCGATGATCCCGCTCCTGCTCGCCTGGGCCGGGATCATCGCCCTCATGATCGGCGCGATCGCCATGGACGGCGGCGCCTCGATCGCGCTGGTCGTCATCGGCATCGTCGGCGCCATGGTGACGGCACCGCTGGCGGTCTGGCTCTGGGTGAAGTTCAGCCTGGCGCCCTCGGCCGTGGTCTTCGAGAACCAGGGCCCCATCGCGGCGATGCGCCGCTCGTCCGCGCTGGTGCGCGGCGACTGGTGGCGGATCTTCGGGATCAGCCTGCTGGCAGGCGCCATCGCGGGGGTCGCGAGCTATCTGATCCAGCTGCCGTTCTCGTTCATCGGCATGTTCTCGGGCATGCTCGGCTCGGCGAACCTGGGCGACGACCCGAACCCGGCCTCGATCATCGTCGCCATGAGCGGCTATCTGGTGGTCATGATGATCGGTCAGCTGGTCAGCCAGCTGATCGTGGCCACCTTCCCGCCGCTGGTGACCGGACTGCTGTACGTGGACCGCCGCATCCGCACCGAGAACCTGGGCCCGGTCCTCGCCGAGGCCGCCGCGGTACCGCCGCAGTACACGGGCTGA
- a CDS encoding MFS transporter: MGMVRGVPRTVRLLALGAFFNGVVSFTFVYLFVYLTGQRGLSVAQAGVLSGIGGAGLVAGNFTGGWFGDRYGHRRMLLLGACVSGAVLVTLPLLPLAALYCVLPLAEYASGVVRAANSALVAVSVPEGGRRQSFALTRFAGNGGFALGPPLGALIAARFSYDWLFVIDGVGTLLYAGYAARILPSRGTAHSRPVRGPDAPGLWSELRARPAVPVLLAAIVCVDLVYRQQYSTLPVFLADHGHGTQFYGWLIAVNGGVILCLELPAAHALRDRAPLGIVGVGLLLVGTGYALLIPGAGAPFAVMMMLSLTLGEILYKTPATAYVADQAPAHAQGRFQSLYAGASISGQVLAPPLGGALYTTAPALLWPACAVLACGAGVAVLAARRLREPVKPLRATGGDMPRAETEAAESR, from the coding sequence ATGGGGATGGTGCGGGGTGTGCCGCGCACGGTGCGGCTGCTGGCCCTCGGCGCGTTCTTCAACGGGGTGGTGAGCTTCACCTTCGTCTATCTCTTCGTCTACCTGACCGGCCAGCGCGGACTGTCCGTCGCCCAGGCCGGGGTGCTCAGCGGCATCGGCGGCGCCGGGCTGGTCGCGGGCAATTTCACCGGCGGCTGGTTCGGCGACCGGTACGGGCACCGCCGGATGCTGCTGCTCGGCGCCTGTGTGAGCGGGGCCGTGCTCGTCACCCTCCCGCTGCTGCCCCTCGCGGCGCTGTACTGCGTTCTCCCGCTCGCGGAGTACGCGAGCGGAGTGGTGCGCGCCGCGAACTCCGCGCTCGTCGCGGTCTCCGTCCCCGAGGGCGGCCGGCGCCAGAGCTTCGCCCTCACCCGCTTCGCGGGCAACGGGGGCTTCGCCCTCGGACCGCCGCTCGGCGCGCTGATCGCCGCCCGCTTCTCGTACGACTGGCTCTTCGTCATCGACGGCGTCGGCACCCTGCTGTACGCCGGGTACGCGGCACGCATCCTCCCCTCCCGGGGCACCGCGCACTCCCGGCCCGTGCGCGGCCCGGACGCCCCCGGGCTGTGGAGCGAACTGCGGGCCAGGCCCGCGGTACCGGTGCTCCTCGCCGCGATCGTCTGCGTCGACCTCGTCTACCGGCAGCAGTACTCGACCCTTCCCGTCTTCCTCGCCGACCACGGCCACGGCACCCAGTTCTACGGCTGGCTCATCGCCGTCAACGGCGGCGTCATCCTCTGTCTCGAACTCCCCGCCGCCCACGCGCTGCGCGACCGGGCGCCGCTCGGCATCGTGGGCGTCGGACTGCTGCTGGTCGGGACCGGGTACGCGCTGCTGATCCCCGGCGCGGGGGCGCCGTTCGCCGTCATGATGATGCTCTCGCTGACCCTGGGCGAGATCCTCTACAAGACCCCGGCCACGGCCTACGTCGCCGACCAGGCGCCCGCCCATGCCCAGGGCCGCTTCCAGAGCCTGTACGCGGGCGCCTCCATCAGCGGACAGGTGCTGGCACCGCCCCTGGGCGGCGCCCTCTACACCACCGCGCCCGCGCTGCTCTGGCCCGCCTGCGCGGTGCTGGCCTGCGGCGCCGGAGTGGCCGTGCTCGCGGCCCGGCGGCTGCGGGAACCCGTGAAACCGCTTCGGGCGACCGGAGGTGACATGCCCCGTGCGGAGACGGAGGCGGCGGAGTCACGGTGA
- a CDS encoding tyrosine-protein phosphatase — MRAGMSGVKNFRDAGGVGPLRRGVLYRSGALHELSAQDARSLAGLGVRTVVDLRSTPEVAARPDALHGLGFELLHAPVFAEQAWPDDQLELYPSMAEHAGRSVVAVVRRLLAADGPPVLVHCASGKDRTGVVVAVLQTLLGASEAEVTQDFLRSNAELSLTGPVSSSGSAHGTRSVAATHLRRALVWIRSHHGSVPGYLVAHGAEESELRALFRLAARTSG; from the coding sequence GTGCGAGCCGGTATGAGCGGAGTGAAGAACTTCCGGGACGCGGGTGGTGTGGGGCCCCTCCGGCGGGGCGTGCTCTACCGCTCCGGCGCGCTGCACGAGTTGTCGGCGCAGGACGCGCGGTCTCTGGCCGGTCTCGGTGTGCGCACTGTCGTGGACCTGCGGAGCACCCCTGAGGTCGCGGCCAGGCCTGACGCGCTTCACGGCCTCGGCTTCGAGCTCCTGCATGCCCCGGTGTTCGCCGAGCAGGCCTGGCCGGACGACCAGTTGGAGCTGTATCCGTCCATGGCCGAGCACGCCGGGCGGTCCGTGGTTGCGGTCGTCCGTCGTCTCCTCGCGGCCGACGGTCCGCCCGTTCTGGTCCACTGTGCCTCGGGGAAAGACCGTACCGGCGTCGTGGTCGCGGTTCTCCAGACGTTGCTGGGGGCGTCCGAAGCCGAGGTCACCCAGGACTTCCTGCGCTCGAACGCGGAGTTGAGCCTGACCGGCCCGGTGTCGTCGTCCGGATCGGCTCACGGCACCCGGTCGGTCGCTGCCACCCATCTCCGGAGAGCCCTGGTCTGGATCCGCAGCCACCATGGCTCCGTCCCCGGCTATCTCGTCGCGCACGGCGCCGAGGAGTCGGAACTCAGGGCACTGTTCCGACTGGCGGCAAGGACGTCGGGGTGA